The Cytobacillus sp. NJ13 sequence TTGTGCTTCATGCTTGCACTGGTATCCACGAGAACCAGCACTTCAAGTTCAACCGTTTCACCCAGTTCATCCACAACCTCCATCACTTCCCCGCGCTGATTAGGCGGAAGGTCTTCCATCGTTTTTGAGCCGCCCAGGATCTGCTGGAGCTCTTTGTTCACAACTCCCTGAAGTGTCTGGGTCATGGCTTTTCTCGTCACCATCTGTACAGTCTGGGACAGCTGCTGTGAGTAGACAACCTGACTGACTCCGCCTCCTGACATAGCGATTCCTTCAATTTCATTCATTCCCTGTTCATCAATGACATCCTGCTCCATGACTCCGATTACATTCACAGTTATTCCCTGCTCCTTGGCCAGTGCCGCCATGGCAATGGGATCTTCACCCTGATTTGAACAGCCATCCGTTATCAGTAAAATTTGCTTCAGTGTTCCTGTTTTCATTTGAAACTCCCCTCCACATTTGAGTTGTTAGCATTTTCGACTGAAAGGAGGGGAAATATACATATAAATACGTCTCGATGAGCAAATTAGTCAGTTGGCCTTTTGGCGGATGGCATGTACGGGGATGCTGGTCCATTTAGGAGTATTGTGTTTGACCTTTGACACCACCACCGTCATATCATCTTCAATATTCCCGGATCTTGACCTGATCACCTCTTCCATAATTAAATCTGCCACTTCTTGAGGGTCGTCCGTCTTTAACTCGGATACCTTGCGCTTCATCCACAAATCAAAGTTCTCAACATGCTTCGGACCTTCAAAAACGCCATCACTCATCATGATCAGCAAATCTCCCGCTTTAAGCTGCTCACTGACCACATCTACATCAAATTCCTGAATGATGCCCATCGGGAGGTTGCTGGCCTGAATTTTCATTACCTTATGGCCTCTTTTTACAAAGCTTGGAGTTGATCCAATTTTCAAAAATTTTGCGTCAGCATTCTGCAAATCAATCATGGCCAAATCCAAGGTGGAGAAAATTTCGTCTGTGGTCCTTAGAGAAAGAACGGAATTGACTGATTTAATGGCAACCTGCTCTTCAATGCCCGATTGAAGAATTTTCTGCAGGAGCTGAAGTGTTTCCTGGCTTTCCGCATGAGCCCGTTCCCCATTGCCCATTCCATCACTGATGGCAATCGCATACTTTCCGCAGCCCAGCTCGATAGTGGAATAGCTGTCCCCTGATACTAAACCGCCGTCCTTCGCAGCATGTGCAACGCCTGTTTCAACCACAAATGCCTTGGCTGACCGGAATGTGACATGGCAATATCCATTCGGGAACGGGGCGCATTCCTCTGAATTTACTAATATCGTTTCTCCCAAAATGTCAGATAGCATCGGTGCAATTAGCTTTTCGCATTCTCCATGCCCCTGGCAATATGGGATGGTCATATCAATGTCAACATTTCCCTGCTCCAGGCTGTAGATTTCCACCTGCTCGATATGAATGCCAAACTCCTGAAGCGCTTCAAAGATCTGTTCTTCCTGTTTATGATGATTCTCCCGCTCTCGCTGGATTTCTTTGGCAAAATCGCCCATCACCTCGGAAACACCCATCAGCTGATCAGCTACCAGCCTTCTGCTCTCCTGAACCTGCTTCTTAAGCCTTTGGTTCGCCTTAAAATAAGTCAGCTCCTGCTGTACAGCTTCTGTCACTTTTTTCGATCTTGTACAGTACTTTTCCCAATCCCTCGCAAGCTTAGGAGAAAGAGCACCTTCATTGTTGTCCACATCATGCATAATATCCATCATATAATCATAGGTTGTATTAAAGTTCTTTGACCAGCAATGATCTTTCTTAAAGCAGGTCTGGCATGTTTTTTCGGTTACATTGCTTAAGAAATAATCCACTTCCCTGTCACCGTCTTCTTCCCATTCAGAAGGCTTATCATGAGAGGAAAAGCTTTTGGAAAGGGCCTGGAAGACACTTGAGAACTGGGCAACACGCTGTGCTGTCACATCGCGCATTTTTCTCATATATTGCTGCTGCTCAGCGGCATATTCAGGCGTTCCCGGGATGTGCTTGGCCAATTTCATCGTTAAAGCCTGCGGAGTTAATAAAAATAAAAGAATCGCTGCGCCTGTTTCGGACAGAGTTTTCATAAGGTTTCCGCTTCCTTCTCCATACATGCCCATCAGGAGTGTCGCAATCAGAAGGCCGAATGCCACACCGAACTTCCTGCCTTCTTTTAAAAGACCGCCTAAAAGACCCGCGAAGGCGAGCAGACTCATATGATAAAAGCTAGATATATTCGCAAGGGAGAAGATCAGGCCAGTTACCACCCCTACTGTAGAACCGACTGTTGCTCCTGCCACAAAGGCAAAGAGAAGGACAAGATAGCGTGACATAATATGCTCGACTGATAGATCATAGACCGTCCAGCCAATTGTTCCCGTCATGACAGAAGCCAGCATAATAATCAGGCAGACGATTTCTTCGGTTTTCAGTGATTGTCTTCGTTTATTTATCGAAAGCAGCGGCAGCCCCTGCAGAAAAATCAGCGTTAGAATGAAGCCAAGGCTTGACTCAACTCCGGCCATCATTCCATCATATAAAGTCAGCTGGCCCTTCATAATGAATGCCTCCAGGAGCTTGCCTCCTAAAAGA is a genomic window containing:
- a CDS encoding VWA domain-containing protein; its protein translation is MKTGTLKQILLITDGCSNQGEDPIAMAALAKEQGITVNVIGVMEQDVIDEQGMNEIEGIAMSGGGVSQVVYSQQLSQTVQMVTRKAMTQTLQGVVNKELQQILGGSKTMEDLPPNQRGEVMEVVDELGETVELEVLVLVDTSASMKHKLPTVKEALLDLSLSLNARSGDNRFSVFVFPGKKKDVEKLLDWTPNLESLTSIFSKLTTGGITPTGPAIHEALNHFKKKRSLRSLLSRDDESFFEESV
- the spoIIE gene encoding stage II sporulation protein E; translation: MEKVERNVMEPIGEVPFNKPKLDFAKGLKKLHSGLENFFLKKGYVLLIIGFLLGRALILAKLTPFSLPFFAAVYFIRRDKAPLALVGLMAGAATLSISNAVSAFGITFIFLFAFRVSKKWMHNEIRALPFYVFFTLLGGKLLEAFIMKGQLTLYDGMMAGVESSLGFILTLIFLQGLPLLSINKRRQSLKTEEIVCLIIMLASVMTGTIGWTVYDLSVEHIMSRYLVLLFAFVAGATVGSTVGVVTGLIFSLANISSFYHMSLLAFAGLLGGLLKEGRKFGVAFGLLIATLLMGMYGEGSGNLMKTLSETGAAILLFLLTPQALTMKLAKHIPGTPEYAAEQQQYMRKMRDVTAQRVAQFSSVFQALSKSFSSHDKPSEWEEDGDREVDYFLSNVTEKTCQTCFKKDHCWSKNFNTTYDYMMDIMHDVDNNEGALSPKLARDWEKYCTRSKKVTEAVQQELTYFKANQRLKKQVQESRRLVADQLMGVSEVMGDFAKEIQRERENHHKQEEQIFEALQEFGIHIEQVEIYSLEQGNVDIDMTIPYCQGHGECEKLIAPMLSDILGETILVNSEECAPFPNGYCHVTFRSAKAFVVETGVAHAAKDGGLVSGDSYSTIELGCGKYAIAISDGMGNGERAHAESQETLQLLQKILQSGIEEQVAIKSVNSVLSLRTTDEIFSTLDLAMIDLQNADAKFLKIGSTPSFVKRGHKVMKIQASNLPMGIIQEFDVDVVSEQLKAGDLLIMMSDGVFEGPKHVENFDLWMKRKVSELKTDDPQEVADLIMEEVIRSRSGNIEDDMTVVVSKVKHNTPKWTSIPVHAIRQKAN